TCACAAACCCGCTAACCACGGTCAGTTCCGCCTTTGGCACGGTGGGCGAGGATAACTCGCTTTCGACCATGATCACGGATCTGGAAACATCGTTGGCAACACTGGCAACCAATGCCGGCAGCACATCGCAAAAATCGCTTGTTCTGGGTGATGCCAGCGAGATCGCCGATAACCTGAATTCCCTGTCGCAAACCGTGCAGGATGAACGCGGGAATGCCGATCAGAAAATCGATGAAACGGTCGAACAGGTAAATAACCTGCTTTATCAAATTCAGTCCTACAATGAACAGTTAACCGGCCTTGCCAGCAATACGGTCGCGGCAAGCGAACTGACCGATGCCCGCAACCAGGCGATCAATGACCTTTCAGCCTTGGTCAATGTCACCTATTTCACTGATTCGACCAATCAGACCCAGGTCTATCTGGGCGGCACCCAGCTGGTGGGAAGCCAGGTGAACGAACTTTCCTATACACCATCCGGTGCGGTTGGGGCCGATACCACATTTGGCGATATCACGGTAAATGGCAAAGCGGTTACCGGTTCCATTACGGGCGGCACGCTGGGCGGATTGATCGAACTGCGTGATGAAACCCTGCCCGATATCCAGGACCAGCTTGATAACCTTGCCGTAACCCTGATGGACAGCGTCAATGCGATTACCAATCAGGGTACGGCCTATCCCGGTGTCAGCGATCTGACATCAAGCCACGATGTTGCCGCGACAGATGCCCTTTCGGGCAGTGGCACCGTGCGCCTGATCGCAACGGATGACAGCGGCAATGCCGTTGAAATTGTCGATATTGATTTATCAACGGTTTCAACCGTGCAGGACCTGGCCGATGCCATCAATGCCAGCGGTAATTTGACCGCGACCTTTAACAGCGATGGCACGCTAAGCATTGGGACCAACAGTGACGATGTTAATCTCGCCATTGCCAATATGGATGCCGCGATTGGCGCTGATGACCAGGGTTTTTCCGATTATTTCGGCCTGAACGATATGTTCACCGGCACCAGTGCGGCCGATATTTCGCTTAATTCTGCCTGGGCGGATAACCCGTCCCTGCTGCCATCGGGCAGTGCATCGTCCGATGCGACACTGGCGGTGGGCGATAACGTTATTGCCGTTGGTACGGCTGATATCGCCACCAGCCTTTCCGATCTGTTTGACGATAACCTGTCATTTGACGCGGCCGGGGGCATGGGGGCGACATCGTCCAGTCTGTCGAATTATGCTGCCGAAATCCTCTCGGATGTGGCGCGCCAGGCATCCGATGCCCAAACAAATTCCGATGTTGCCAGCACCGCCTATGACGACCTGGTGGAAAGCTTTTCCAACCAGTATGGCGTCAATCTCGATGAAGAGGCCCTCACACTCAGCAATCTTGAAAGTGCCTATAGCGCCGCCGCTTCCGTTATCGATATCACCAAATCGATGATGGATACCCTGTTGGAAATGGTTCAGTAACGGTTTGATAACATGAGAGTTTCCACATCCGCCATGCAGCAATCCCTGATCACTCAGATGCGCAATGTCCAGACCCAGCTTAATACCGCGTCCGGGCAAAGCACGACGGGCATCAAATCCACCAACTATGCCGGTGTTGCCGATCAGGCCTATGTGCTGACCAGCCTTTCTGCCGAAATTTCGCAGGCATCAAGCTATGCTGATCTGGCTGAAAACATTCAGGGCCGGGTGGATGTTTATTATGACAGCCTTAACAGCATGACCGAAGTTCTGACCGAAATGCTGACCGATATTTCCGCAGCCCAAAGCAGCGGCACGGGCAGCGTGATTGGCCTTAATGAATCGGCACGTTCCGTCCTTGATACGATGGCGACCCTGTTAAATACGCAATATGAAGGCCGCTATCTTTATGCCGGGTCGGCAACCGATACCCTGCCGGTCAAGGTTGACAGCACCAGTTATGGGGCCATAACCTCGCCATCCAGCGCGGATTATTCCTATTATTCCGGTAATAGCGACGTTGCATCGGCCCATGTTGCCGATGGCATGAATGTGGAATATGGCATCACGGCCGATATGGATGCCTTTGAAAATGCATTACGTGCGCTCAACATCGTTGCCAATGTCAGCACTGATCCCATTGATACCGATGTCCTGGCCGAAGCAACCGACCTGATCAACAGCGCCCTTGATGGCATTGGCGAACAGCAAACCCGGATGTCATCGGTGCATACCGAACTGGAATCTATCATCGACATGCATACCGATTTCCAACTAACCGCCGAAGGCATGGTTTCGGACCTGTCCGAAGTCGATATCGCCGAGGCCATGGTCCGCCTTGATACCCTTTCAGTCCAGCTGGAGGCTTCGTATTCTGCCGTCGCCAAGGTCGCCGATCTCAGCCTGTTTGATTATCTGCATTAATAACGCAGGCTTAGGGGCTGTTGCTGCGTTACCTAGTTGGTCCAGGATGTGGGTTTGAAATCGGCGGCTTCGGCGACGCCGTATTTCTCCAGAATGCTATGATAAACCCCGTTGGCGCGAATGGTATTGATCCCGCGATTAAGGGTTTCCAGCAGGGAATAGGCATCATCAACCTTGCGCGAAATGCAGCTGTAATAGGGTGCCTGGCTCAGCTCGTGATATTCCAGGGCGAAGGGCATGTTGCGGTCTTTTTGCGCAACAAGAACCGGTTCGCGGAAGGAATAGATCATGTCGATGCGGTTGTTATAAAGCATTCCCAGCAGGATCTGTTCGCTGGTGGCCGTGGTCACGCTTAACCCGGCTTCTTCGGCTGCTTTTTGCAGGGTATAGCCACCAACAACGCCAACGCGGAAATTGCGCGCCCCGGCCAGTTCGGTGATATGTTGCGGCACATGGCCCGCAATTGAAAACAGGCCAATGCGCACCCGGCCCAGTTCGGCGGAATACAGCATGTCGCGTTCACGTTCCACCGTGTAGGAACATGAACAAAGCCCGTCTACCCGGCCTTCTTCGGCCAGCAGATAGGCGCGTTTCCACGGGTAAAATGGCGTGTGAACGGCAATATTGCCCACAGCAAAGGCCGCCCGCAAAATTTCCACGTCATAGCCGGGCATGGCGCCATCGCTGTCAATTTTTGACGGTGGAAAGGGATTGCAGGCCATTGTGACCGAACGGCGGGGTTTGTCATCGGCGCGGGCGGAAATGCCGGCAGCACAAAACAGGATCGTTGCCAAAAGGCCGATCCCCAATTTCCAGGCCCGAAACCATGTCATCCCAGTTCCCCCAAGCAGTCGGTTTTTCGCTTTTACGTTTTTAAGTCCCTGTTGCCGGTTTCTTTGTGAACCGTTTTTTATTTTGGCCCGTTTCGCACCATAAAAAAAGGGCCGGCCCGATTTGGGACCGACCCTTTCGGTGCTAAACAAAGCAGGTGTTATTCGGCAGCTTTGACTTCGGCGCTGTTACGAATAGCAATTTCTTTGACTGCATCATCCACATGTTCTTCGAACTTGGCAAAGTTCTTTTCAAAACGTGCGGTAAGATTTGCGGCTGCCTTGTCGTAGGCGGCCTTGTTCGACCAGCTTTCACGCGGGTTCAGAACGCTTGCCGGGACGTCGCCGCATTCGGTCGGATAGGACAGACCAAAGAACGGATCGGTCGCAAACGGAACGTCGTTCAGTTCGCCGTTCAGCGCTGCGTTCAGAAGGGCACGGGTATAGCCGATCTTCATGCGGGCACCTTCGCCAAAGCCACCACCGGACCAGCCGGTATTGACCAGCCAGCAATCCGAACCGTGCTTTTCAATCAGTTCGCCAAGAAGTTTGGCATAAACTGACGGGTGACGCGGCATGAACGGCGCACCAAAGCAGGCGGAAAACGCAGCGGTCGGTTCCTTGACACCCTTTTCGGTGCCAGCAACCTTCGCGGTGTAACCCGACAGGAAGTGATACATCGCCTGTGCCGAGCTGAGCTTTGCGATCGGCGGCAGAACGCCAAAGGCATCGCAGGTCAGCATGACAATGTTTTTCGGGTGGCCGCCACGGCCATTTTCCGATGCATTCGGAATGAATTCAATCGGATAGCACGAACGGGTGTTTTCGGTGTGGCGCTGGTCGTCAAGGTCAAGCTCGCGGGTCTGCTTGTTCATGACAACGTTTTCCAGAACCGTCCCAAAGGTTTCGGTCGTGGCATAGATTTCCGGTTCTGCTTCGCGCGAAAGCTTGATCACCTTCGCATAGCAGCCGCCTTCAAAGTTGAAGACACCATCTTCACCCCAGCCATGTTCGTCGTCACCAATCAAGGTGCGCGATGCATCGGCAGACAGGGTGGTTTTACCGGTGCCCGACAGGCCAAAGAAAATGGCGGTGTCGCCGTTCGGGCCGATATTGGCCGAACAATGCATCGGCAGAACATTTTTGGCTGGTAGAATGTAGTTGAGGACCGAGAAGATCGACTTCTTCATTTCGCCCGCATACCAGGTGCCACCAATCAGCACCATTTTGCGTTCAAAGCTGACCATCACGAAGATTTCTGAACGGGTGCCGTCCACTTCGGGGTCGGCCTGCAGGCCCGGGGCATGCAGGATGGTAAAGCCGGGGTCGAAATCGCGCAGGTCTTCTTTCGGCGGCTGAATGAACATGTTGCGCACAAAAAGGTTGTGCCATGCATTTTCATTGATGATGCGCACCGGCAGGCGGAACTGCGGGTCGGAACCGGCGTAACAATCCTGTACGAAAAGTTCGGTTCCCTGGAAGTAAGCGCGGAATTTCTGGTACATGCGCTCGAAAACTTCGGCGGAAACCGGGCGGTTGATGTCGCCCCAGTCAATATCGGCCTTGATGGAATCTTCTTCGACGAGATAACGGTCCTGTGGGGAACGGCCGGTATGTTCGCCGGTCAGGGCGACAAATGCGCCACCCTTGGCAATTTTGCCTTCCGAACGGCGGATGGCATGTTCATAAAGGCCAGCGGCGTCCAAATTCCAGTGAACGGCGCCAAGATTTTTGAGGCCATGTTTATCAAGGCCTACACGGCTGACAACGGGTCCTGATTGCAGCACGGATCTCTCCTAGTGGGAACTAAGTCTGGGGTTTAACGTGATATGAAAGCAACCCGTGGGGTGGGTCCCTGACATTGCGACATATTGTTACAATGACATGGCAAAAGCAACCGCTGCTTTGGGCAAATAACCCGCAATTTGCCCCCTTTTCCCGAATGTGAAAATGGCATGTTCACATATGCAAAAAACGCCGGAAATCTGCCGTTTTATGCCGGGGTTTCGTTCCCTTTCTGACCTATTTTCACCAGAATGTTTTGCGCTTCTTCAACCCTGCCAATTGTATGAGGAAAATCGATTCGCCAGACTGTATCGTTACAGGTGAAATTTGCCCCGTCACAGTCGATTGCCACCACCTTCCACCCGGTTTCGGAGTCGCCCGCACCGGGCAAATGCAAATGTGCGATTTGTGCAATCAGTGCCGACCGGGTTTTGTTCAAATCCGCAATCAGGGCATCATGGCCGGTAATCAGGTCTGCACAATCGCTGCAACATAACTGATCGCCGCGTAAACGCCGCTGCTTGCCAAATCCCCCCACCCAATAGGCGGCCTCAATATCAACCCGGTAAAATCCGAAATCGGTAAAACCGGCATAAAGCCCCGCTTCGGGTTGGATCGCAAGGTAACGGTTTTTGATGCGGGTATCCTTTACCCTGCTTGCACGGCCAAAAATGGTCAGGCGCTGGGTATCGGTAACGGGCGGGGCATTGGGGGCCGGGGCCGGGTTTTGCGACACTGTTGGGGCCGTGCTGGATGCTGCGGTGCAGGCGATTGCACCCTGTTGTATCGGGCCCGGGCGAAACATCAGCGATATGCGCGGATCATGGTGAATATGGCGGGTATGGTCGGCCAGTTCTGAAATCAGAATGATCGGCGTGCCATCAATATCGATAACAGGCTGCACCATGGATGCGACCGGCCAGCCATTTTCAACCTGCCCGTGGTCATGGGCGATGGTGGCAAGGGTGGCTTCGGCTGCCTGGCGCATCAGGCGGCGCAGGCTGGCGGCATCATTGGCGGGGGCGGGGGGCTTTTGTTCCATGATCGGCGATTTCCGTTGCACATGCGAAGGCGATTGCAGGTTTCTGGTAAATAATTAAAAATTTTAATCAAATTGGTGGTTGTCAACCGCAGGTATCGTCCCGATCTCACATTAGATAAACCTTTTATCCAAATGGGATTGCTGGTCCGGAACAACAATCCGGGGGGTAACCAGAATGTTCCACAAAAGTCTATACATCAAAATCGGTGGAGAAACTTAAAGGTGTTTTGATTTGTGCTTTTCCCGTCATAGTATCGTGTGATGATATGAATGAAGGGGAAAGCGGTCTGGCAGGTATGTCGGGACTGACACACCATATCCGGACCATTTGTTAAGCGTACGGGTGAAGGATTGCGGGGGGCAATTTTTCATTTCCTGAAGGACCATTCCTTCAGCCGTATGTGTGAGGCATTAAGGGGATCGGATTAAAGTGGCCAGCGATGAAAATGACGTTATCCAGATATTTGACGGTTCCGGTGATGACAGGGATCAGCCTGATCATATAGATGCGCCAGCGCAGCCTGCGGCGATTTCGTCCTGGAAAATTCTGGTTGTAGATGATGACCTTGACGTGCACGAAGCTACCGAATTTGCCCTGCGTAAAGTCAGCATTCTTGGCCGGTCACTTGAACTGATCCATGCCCATTCCGGCCAGGAAGCCGACCGCATTTTCAATAAACATCAGGATATCGCAGTGGTGCTGCTTGATGTCGTGATGGAGGAAGAACATGCCGGTCTTCATCTGGTGCGTAAACTGCGCGAACAGGGCCATTCCAAAACCCGCATCATCCTGCGTACTGGCCATCCCGGTTATGCCCCCGAAAGCCGCATCATCCGGGATTATGATATCAATGATTACCGCACCAAGGATGAATTGACCCGCACCCGGCTGATTACAACACTAACGGCATCCATCCGTGCCTATGACTACATCAATACCCTTGAACAAACGCGAAGCGGCCTTGAACTGATCATTCAAAGCACACGCGATCTTTATAGCCGCCGCAGCTTTGATTTGTTTGCCCAGGGTGTGCTGGTGCAGCTTGCCGCCCTGTTGCATCTGGAACCCGAAGGGGCCATTTGCGCCATCGGCCCGGCACAGGAAGGCAGCGACACTTTGATGCGCCTGCCGATTATTGCTGGTCTTGGCCGTTTTAGCGAACAGATCGGCCTTGATATCGCCAGCGTGCCCGGTATCGACATAAATTCCCTGTGCACTTTGCCCTTTGACAGTCACGAACCCGTTCTAATCAACAAAAGCATTGCCATGCGGTTTGCGGCCAATCGGGACCGCGAATTGCTGGTTTATTTTGAACATGCTGGTGGCGTCGATAATGATGCCCTTTCGCTGCTGCGGCTGTTTTCGGGCAATCTGGCGCTGTGTTTTGAAAACCTGGCCCTGATCAAACGGCTTGATGAACTGGCATTTGTTGACCAGAAACTGGGCATTCCCAACCACAATGCTTATTTCCGCAAGCTTTCCGATATTATCGACATCCATGACCGGCATTGTCATGTGGCGCTGGTTTCCATTGACGAGGCACCGCAATTTGCCGTTGCCTTTGGCATGGACTTTGTCGACCG
The window above is part of the Thalassospira marina genome. Proteins encoded here:
- a CDS encoding phosphoenolpyruvate carboxykinase, which gives rise to MLQSGPVVSRVGLDKHGLKNLGAVHWNLDAAGLYEHAIRRSEGKIAKGGAFVALTGEHTGRSPQDRYLVEEDSIKADIDWGDINRPVSAEVFERMYQKFRAYFQGTELFVQDCYAGSDPQFRLPVRIINENAWHNLFVRNMFIQPPKEDLRDFDPGFTILHAPGLQADPEVDGTRSEIFVMVSFERKMVLIGGTWYAGEMKKSIFSVLNYILPAKNVLPMHCSANIGPNGDTAIFFGLSGTGKTTLSADASRTLIGDDEHGWGEDGVFNFEGGCYAKVIKLSREAEPEIYATTETFGTVLENVVMNKQTRELDLDDQRHTENTRSCYPIEFIPNASENGRGGHPKNIVMLTCDAFGVLPPIAKLSSAQAMYHFLSGYTAKVAGTEKGVKEPTAAFSACFGAPFMPRHPSVYAKLLGELIEKHGSDCWLVNTGWSGGGFGEGARMKIGYTRALLNAALNGELNDVPFATDPFFGLSYPTECGDVPASVLNPRESWSNKAAYDKAAANLTARFEKNFAKFEEHVDDAVKEIAIRNSAEVKAAE
- the flgK gene encoding flagellar hook-associated protein FlgK codes for the protein MSIRAAQSAALSSLQASQSGIAVASNNIANASVEGYTAKSQSLATNTLAGATTGVTVTATGSTVDSYLLKSISQSATESGYADVFTNPLTTVSSAFGTVGEDNSLSTMITDLETSLATLATNAGSTSQKSLVLGDASEIADNLNSLSQTVQDERGNADQKIDETVEQVNNLLYQIQSYNEQLTGLASNTVAASELTDARNQAINDLSALVNVTYFTDSTNQTQVYLGGTQLVGSQVNELSYTPSGAVGADTTFGDITVNGKAVTGSITGGTLGGLIELRDETLPDIQDQLDNLAVTLMDSVNAITNQGTAYPGVSDLTSSHDVAATDALSGSGTVRLIATDDSGNAVEIVDIDLSTVSTVQDLADAINASGNLTATFNSDGTLSIGTNSDDVNLAIANMDAAIGADDQGFSDYFGLNDMFTGTSAADISLNSAWADNPSLLPSGSASSDATLAVGDNVIAVGTADIATSLSDLFDDNLSFDAAGGMGATSSSLSNYAAEILSDVARQASDAQTNSDVASTAYDDLVESFSNQYGVNLDEEALTLSNLESAYSAAASVIDITKSMMDTLLEMVQ
- a CDS encoding flagellin; this encodes MRVSTSAMQQSLITQMRNVQTQLNTASGQSTTGIKSTNYAGVADQAYVLTSLSAEISQASSYADLAENIQGRVDVYYDSLNSMTEVLTEMLTDISAAQSSGTGSVIGLNESARSVLDTMATLLNTQYEGRYLYAGSATDTLPVKVDSTSYGAITSPSSADYSYYSGNSDVASAHVADGMNVEYGITADMDAFENALRALNIVANVSTDPIDTDVLAEATDLINSALDGIGEQQTRMSSVHTELESIIDMHTDFQLTAEGMVSDLSEVDIAEAMVRLDTLSVQLEASYSAVAKVADLSLFDYLH
- a CDS encoding HugZ family protein — encoded protein: MEQKPPAPANDAASLRRLMRQAAEATLATIAHDHGQVENGWPVASMVQPVIDIDGTPIILISELADHTRHIHHDPRISLMFRPGPIQQGAIACTAASSTAPTVSQNPAPAPNAPPVTDTQRLTIFGRASRVKDTRIKNRYLAIQPEAGLYAGFTDFGFYRVDIEAAYWVGGFGKQRRLRGDQLCCSDCADLITGHDALIADLNKTRSALIAQIAHLHLPGAGDSETGWKVVAIDCDGANFTCNDTVWRIDFPHTIGRVEEAQNILVKIGQKGNETPA
- a CDS encoding EAL domain-containing protein → MASDENDVIQIFDGSGDDRDQPDHIDAPAQPAAISSWKILVVDDDLDVHEATEFALRKVSILGRSLELIHAHSGQEADRIFNKHQDIAVVLLDVVMEEEHAGLHLVRKLREQGHSKTRIILRTGHPGYAPESRIIRDYDINDYRTKDELTRTRLITTLTASIRAYDYINTLEQTRSGLELIIQSTRDLYSRRSFDLFAQGVLVQLAALLHLEPEGAICAIGPAQEGSDTLMRLPIIAGLGRFSEQIGLDIASVPGIDINSLCTLPFDSHEPVLINKSIAMRFAANRDRELLVYFEHAGGVDNDALSLLRLFSGNLALCFENLALIKRLDELAFVDQKLGIPNHNAYFRKLSDIIDIHDRHCHVALVSIDEAPQFAVAFGMDFVDRLIMAVHARMKTMIADNIFVARLGEFRLAVIDDSCRIGESILSSIFEHAFILDDNSITLSATIGVVREGVESRESVAVDRAVRTTLLRAAQKTPGKAMLYTPDLEDNIARSVHLRSGLHDALRNGDIIFHFQPQIALTTGTIIGAEILARWTFEGEPVSPAMFIPLAEKSGLISDLTFQAVVAAGRFVARRKQMLLPELRVSLNLSISDINQKGFVPRLLRHVQEARLGPDNLQFEITESFAMQSASEGATVISQLKDAGFRLSLDDFGTGFSSLSYLDRLPIDEVKIDRSFVSPLQVVTARQSIAASTQTIADNLGLEVLAEGVETVEQHQILRFIGVKYVQGFLYGRPMPENDFISWEKDWDMSRVITQ
- a CDS encoding substrate-binding periplasmic protein, with protein sequence MTWFRAWKLGIGLLATILFCAAGISARADDKPRRSVTMACNPFPPSKIDSDGAMPGYDVEILRAAFAVGNIAVHTPFYPWKRAYLLAEEGRVDGLCSCSYTVERERDMLYSAELGRVRIGLFSIAGHVPQHITELAGARNFRVGVVGGYTLQKAAEEAGLSVTTATSEQILLGMLYNNRIDMIYSFREPVLVAQKDRNMPFALEYHELSQAPYYSCISRKVDDAYSLLETLNRGINTIRANGVYHSILEKYGVAEAADFKPTSWTN